A section of the Aliidongia dinghuensis genome encodes:
- the carB gene encoding carbamoyl-phosphate synthase large subunit, which translates to MAKRTDIKSILIIGAGPIVIGQACEFDYSGAQACKALRAEGYRIILVNSNPATIMTDPDLADATYIEPITPEMVAKVIEAERPDALLPTMGGQTALNTALALAKDGTLARFGVELIGAKEEAIAKAEDRQLFRDAMDKIGLQSPKSRAVQSLDAAREAMAEIGLPAIIRPSFTMGGTGGGIAYNTEEYEEIVKGGLRASPTNEVLIEESVLGWKEYEMEVVRDRADNCIIICSIENVDPMGVHTGDSITVAPALTLTDKEYQLMRDASIAVLREIGVDTGGSNVQFAVNPADGRLVVIEMNPRVSRSSALASKATGFPIAKVAALLAVGYTLDELRNEITQVTPASFEPTIDYVVTKIPRFAFEKFPGTAPLLSTSMKSVGEAMAIGRSFAESVQKALRSLETGLTGFNEVAIPGGSSKDAVRAALAQPTPDRLLVIAQAFRHGLTVEEVHAACKYEPWFLRQVQSIVATEERIRKDGLPQDVFQFHALKKQGFGDARLAELASTTEAHVTALRHKLGVRPVYKRIDTCAAEFPSNTPYMYSTYEGDGLSPAENESDPTERRKVVILGGGPNRIGQGIEFDYCCVHAAYSLREAGIETIMVNCNPETVSTDYDTSDRLYFEPLTAEDVIELVRVEQSKGTLLGCIVQFGGQTPLKLAAALEAADIPILGTSPDAIDLAEDRKRFQHFLGELGLKQPENGTAYSAEEAEAVAERLGFPLVMRPSYVLGGRAMEIVHGMQRLKEYMANAAKISATGPILLDRYLSDAIEVDVDALSDGRHVYVAGIMEHIEEAGIHSGDSACSLPPYSLSAEIMAEIERQTTAMALKLGVVGLMNVQYAVKDGTVYVLEVNPRASRTVPFVAKATGVQIAKIAARVMAGETLAALAPATRPALEHVAVKEAVFPFNRFPGVDLILGPEMKSTGEVMGLDADFGRAFAKSQLGSGVSLPLAGTVFVSVRNHDKQAVVEPCRKLVEMGFKLVATSGTAQCLTEAGLPVDVVNKVLEGRPHIVDRMVSGGVQLIFNTTEGSQAISDSFSLRRTALTHAIPYYTTLAGAKASVHAIQALKSGSLEVGALQSYFVGPS; encoded by the coding sequence ATGGCGAAGCGCACCGACATCAAGTCGATCCTGATCATCGGCGCCGGCCCCATCGTCATCGGCCAGGCCTGCGAGTTCGACTATTCCGGCGCCCAGGCGTGCAAGGCGCTCCGAGCCGAGGGCTACCGGATCATCCTGGTCAATTCCAACCCGGCGACGATCATGACCGATCCGGACCTGGCGGATGCGACCTATATCGAGCCGATCACGCCCGAGATGGTGGCGAAGGTGATCGAGGCCGAGCGGCCGGACGCGCTCCTGCCGACCATGGGCGGCCAGACCGCGCTCAACACGGCGCTGGCGCTCGCCAAGGACGGCACGCTCGCTCGTTTCGGTGTCGAACTGATCGGCGCCAAGGAAGAGGCGATCGCCAAGGCCGAGGACCGGCAGCTGTTCCGCGATGCCATGGACAAGATCGGCCTGCAGTCGCCGAAGTCGCGCGCGGTCCAGTCGCTGGACGCGGCACGCGAGGCCATGGCCGAGATCGGCCTGCCGGCGATCATCCGTCCGTCCTTCACCATGGGCGGCACCGGCGGCGGCATCGCCTACAACACCGAGGAATATGAGGAGATCGTCAAGGGGGGCTTGCGCGCCTCGCCGACGAACGAGGTCCTCATCGAGGAATCGGTGCTGGGCTGGAAGGAATACGAGATGGAGGTGGTCCGCGACCGCGCGGACAACTGCATCATCATCTGCTCGATCGAGAACGTCGATCCGATGGGCGTGCACACCGGCGACAGCATCACGGTCGCCCCGGCGCTGACGCTCACGGATAAAGAATACCAGCTGATGCGCGACGCCTCGATCGCGGTGCTGCGCGAGATCGGCGTCGACACCGGCGGGTCGAACGTGCAGTTCGCGGTCAATCCGGCCGACGGCCGCCTGGTCGTGATCGAGATGAACCCGCGCGTCAGCCGCTCCTCGGCGCTGGCCTCGAAGGCGACCGGCTTCCCGATTGCCAAGGTCGCGGCCCTGCTCGCCGTCGGCTACACGCTGGACGAGCTCCGGAACGAGATCACCCAGGTGACGCCGGCCTCGTTCGAGCCGACGATCGACTATGTCGTGACCAAGATCCCGCGCTTCGCGTTCGAGAAGTTCCCGGGCACCGCACCGCTCTTGTCGACCTCCATGAAGTCGGTCGGCGAGGCCATGGCGATCGGCCGCAGCTTCGCCGAGAGCGTCCAGAAGGCGCTGCGCTCGCTCGAGACGGGCTTGACCGGCTTCAACGAGGTCGCGATCCCCGGCGGCTCTAGCAAGGACGCGGTGCGCGCGGCCTTGGCCCAGCCGACGCCGGACCGCCTGCTCGTCATCGCCCAGGCGTTCCGCCACGGCCTGACCGTCGAGGAAGTGCACGCCGCCTGCAAGTACGAGCCGTGGTTCCTGCGTCAGGTGCAGTCGATCGTCGCGACCGAGGAGCGCATCCGCAAGGACGGCCTGCCGCAGGACGTGTTCCAGTTCCACGCGCTGAAGAAGCAGGGCTTCGGCGATGCGCGGCTGGCCGAGCTCGCGAGCACGACCGAGGCGCATGTGACCGCCCTCCGCCACAAGCTCGGCGTCAGGCCCGTCTACAAGCGCATCGACACCTGCGCCGCCGAGTTCCCGTCGAACACGCCCTACATGTACTCGACCTACGAGGGCGACGGACTTTCGCCGGCGGAGAATGAGTCGGACCCGACCGAGCGCAGGAAGGTCGTGATCCTGGGCGGCGGCCCGAACCGCATCGGCCAGGGCATCGAGTTCGACTATTGCTGCGTCCATGCCGCCTACTCCCTCCGCGAGGCCGGCATCGAGACGATCATGGTCAACTGCAATCCCGAGACCGTCTCGACCGACTATGACACGTCCGACCGGCTCTATTTCGAGCCGCTGACCGCCGAGGACGTGATCGAGCTCGTCCGCGTCGAGCAGTCGAAGGGCACGCTCTTGGGCTGCATCGTGCAGTTCGGCGGCCAGACGCCGCTGAAGCTCGCCGCCGCCCTCGAGGCCGCCGACATTCCGATCCTCGGCACCTCGCCGGACGCGATCGACCTTGCCGAGGACCGCAAGCGCTTCCAGCATTTCCTGGGCGAGCTCGGCCTGAAGCAGCCGGAGAACGGCACCGCCTATTCGGCCGAAGAGGCCGAGGCGGTCGCCGAGCGGCTGGGCTTCCCGCTGGTCATGCGGCCATCCTACGTACTGGGCGGCCGGGCGATGGAGATCGTCCACGGCATGCAGCGCCTGAAGGAATACATGGCGAACGCGGCCAAGATCTCGGCGACCGGCCCGATCCTGTTGGACCGCTATCTCTCGGACGCGATCGAGGTCGACGTCGATGCGCTCTCTGACGGCCGACACGTCTACGTCGCCGGCATCATGGAGCACATCGAGGAGGCCGGCATCCATTCGGGCGATAGTGCCTGCTCGCTGCCGCCCTACTCGCTCTCGGCCGAGATCATGGCCGAGATCGAGCGCCAGACGACGGCGATGGCGCTGAAGCTGGGCGTCGTCGGCCTCATGAACGTGCAGTACGCGGTCAAGGACGGCACGGTCTACGTGCTGGAGGTGAACCCCCGCGCGTCCCGCACCGTGCCGTTCGTCGCCAAGGCGACCGGCGTGCAGATCGCCAAGATCGCGGCCCGCGTCATGGCCGGCGAGACGCTGGCGGCGCTGGCGCCTGCAACCCGGCCGGCGCTCGAGCATGTCGCGGTCAAGGAAGCCGTGTTCCCGTTCAACCGCTTCCCGGGCGTCGACCTGATCCTGGGACCTGAGATGAAGTCGACCGGCGAAGTCATGGGCCTCGACGCCGACTTTGGCCGCGCCTTCGCGAAGTCGCAGCTGGGATCCGGCGTGTCGCTGCCGCTCGCGGGCACCGTCTTCGTCTCGGTGCGCAACCATGACAAGCAGGCCGTGGTCGAGCCGTGCCGCAAGCTGGTCGAGATGGGCTTCAAGCTGGTCGCGACCAGCGGCACGGCCCAGTGCCTGACCGAGGCCGGCCTACCTGTGGACGTGGTCAACAAGGTGCTGGAGGGCCGGCCGCATATCGTCGACCGCATGGTTTCGGGCGGCGTGCAGCTGATCTTCAATACGACCGAAGGTAGTCAGGCAATCAGCGACAGCTTCAGCCTGCGCCGCACTGCGCTCACGCATGCGATCCCGTATTACACGACTTTGGCGGGCGCCAAAGCCTCGGTGCATGCGATTCAGGCGCTCAAAAGCGGCAGCCTTGAAGTCGGCGCGCTACAATCCTATTTTGTTGGGCCGTCCTAG
- the greA gene encoding transcription elongation factor GreA, with amino-acid sequence MQRVPMTEAGFSRLQEELRRLKSVDRPAVIRAIAEAREHGDLSENAEYHAARERQSFIEGRVLELEDKIARAEVIDVSKLSGNAVKFGATVVLADEETDEETKYQIVGEDEADIKLGLLSVTSPLGRALIGKQVKESVEVTTPRGAKSYEIVKVLF; translated from the coding sequence ATGCAAAGAGTTCCAATGACCGAGGCTGGGTTCAGCCGGCTGCAGGAAGAGCTGCGTCGGTTGAAGAGCGTAGACCGCCCGGCCGTGATCCGTGCGATCGCCGAGGCCCGCGAACACGGGGATCTGTCCGAAAACGCCGAATATCATGCTGCGCGCGAGCGCCAGTCCTTCATCGAGGGCCGTGTGCTCGAGCTTGAGGACAAGATCGCGCGCGCCGAGGTGATCGACGTCAGCAAATTGTCGGGCAACGCCGTCAAGTTCGGCGCGACCGTCGTGCTCGCCGACGAAGAGACCGACGAAGAGACCAAGTACCAGATCGTCGGCGAGGACGAGGCCGACATCAAGCTGGGCCTGCTCTCCGTCACCTCGCCTTTGGGCCGCGCGCTCATCGGCAAGCAGGTCAAGGAAAGCGTCGAGGTGACGACACCGCGCGGCGCCAAGTCCTACGAGATCGTCAAGGTCCTGTTCTGA